In Amaranthus tricolor cultivar Red isolate AtriRed21 chromosome 5, ASM2621246v1, whole genome shotgun sequence, a genomic segment contains:
- the LOC130813915 gene encoding myosin-6-like, protein MAASVTLAVGSLVWVEDPNDVWIDGEVVEIKGENLKVVCTSGKTVVVHASNVYPKDPEAPQCGVDDMTKLAYLHEPGVLQNLKSRYDINEIYTYTGSILIAVNPFRRLPHLYDIHMMEQYKGAGFGELSPHPFAIADASYRLMMNEGISQSILVSGESGAGKTESTKMLMRYLAYMGGRATASEGRSIEQKVLESNPVLEAFGNAKTVRNNNSSRFGKFVEIQFDQNGRISGAAIRTYLLERSRVCQVSDPERNYHCFYMLCAAPKEVVQKYKLGNPRTFHYLNQSNCIELEGLDDGKEYLATIRAMDVVGISPEEQEAIFRVVAAVLHLGNIEFTKGKEMDSSEPKDEKSLFHLQTAAELFMCDPKALEDSLCKRIMVTRDETITKSLDPESAALSRDALAKIVYSRLFDWLVNNINTSIGQDPNSKSIIGVLDIYGFESFKTNSFEQFCINLTNEKLQQHFNQHVFKMEQEEYEKEEINWSYIEFIDNQDVLDLIEKKPGGIIALLDEACMFPRSTHETFAQKLYQTYKNHKRFSKPKLARSDFTICHYAGDVTYQTELFLDKNKDYVVAEHQALLSASRCYFVANLFPPLPEESSKSSKFSSIGTRFKQQLVSLLETLSATEPHYIRCVKPNNLLKPAIFENQNVLQQLRCGGVLEAIRISCAGYPTRKPFLEFLDRFGILAPEVLDGSSDEVAACKRLLEKVGLEGYQIGKTKVFLRAGQMADLDARRSEVLGRSASIIQRKVRSYLARRSYIVLCRSAVHIQAVCRGQLARHVYEGMRQEAASLRIQTAVRMHLARKAYREVCCSSVSIQTGMRGMAARDEMRFRRQTKAAIFIQSHCRKFLAHQSYLKLKKAAIITQCAWRCKVARKELRNLKMAARETGALQAAKNKLEKQVEELTWRLQLEKRMRADLEEAKTQENSKLQAALQEMELQFKETKELLVKEREAAKSIVEHVPVIQEVPIIDSVMVEKLTAENEKLKDLISSLEKKVDETEKKFEETSKLSEERLKQALDAESRMIKLKTDMQRLEEKIFDMESENMVLRQHQQSLLAAPGKSLSELTPISVTSKLPNGHLVSEDSKVNEAQTGMPVKKLDFESEHKFNRSHFERQQENVDALIKCVTKNIGFSQGKPVAAFTIYKCLLHWKSFEAERTSVFDRLIQMIGSAIENEDDNNEHMAYWLSNLSALLFLLQRSLKASGATGGTAQRKPPPPTSLFGRMTMGFRSSPSSNSLAAPAGDTVRQVEAKYPALLFKQQLTAYVEKIYGIIRDNLKRELSSLLSLCIQAPRTSKGALRSGRSFGKESAVNHWQAIIECLDSLLYMLKENFVPSVLCQKIFTQIFSYINVQLFNSLLLRRECCTFNNGEYVKAGLAELELWCAQAKEEYAGASWDELKHIRQSVGFLVIHQKYRISYDEITNDLCPVLSVQQLYRICTLYWDDNYNTRSVSQDVISSMRVVMIEDSNNADGNSFLLDDSSSIPFSVDDISNSMVSKDFVDVRPAEELLENLDFQFLHE, encoded by the exons GCTGCTTCAGTCACTTTAGCTGTCGGATCTCTTGTTTGGGTTGAGGACCCTAATGATGTTTGGATAGACGGTGAAGTGGTTGAAATTAAAGGTGAAAACTTAAAGGTCGTTTGCACTTCAGGAAAAACG GTTGTAGTTCATGCTTCAAATGTATATCCAAAAGACCCGGAAGCTCCTCAGTGTGGGGTGGATGACATGACAAAGTTGGCTTATTTACATGAACCTGGAGTGTTGCAGAACCTGAAATCTAGATATGATATTAACGAAATATAT ACTTATACCGGGAGCATTTTAATTGCAGTAAATCCTTTTAGAAGACTACCTCACTTGTATGACATACATATGATGGAGCAATATAAGGGTGCAGGTTTTGGGGAGCTCAGTCCGCATCCTTTTGCAATTGCAGACGCTTCATACCG ATTGATGATGAATGAAGGCATTAGTCAGTCAATATTAGTTAGTGGGGAAAGTGGGGCAGGTAAAACAGAAAGTACGAAAATGCTCATGCGTTATCTTGCATATATGGGGGGCCGAGCAACTGCATCTGAAGGAAGAAGTATTGAACAGAAAGTTCTTGAG TCTAATCCTGTTTTGGAAGCATTTGGTAATGCGAAGACTGTCAGAAATAATAACTCCAG TCGTTTTGGGAAGTTTGTGGAGATTCAATTTGACCAGAATGGAAGAATATCTGGAGCAGCAATAAGAACATATTTGTTGGAAAGATCACGTGTGTGTCAAGTATCTGATCCAGAGAGAAATTATCATTGTTTCTACATGCTTTGTGCTGCACCCAAAGAA GTTGTCCAGAAATACAAGTTGGGGAACCCACGAACATTTCATTATCTGAACCAATCAAATTGTATTGAGCTGGAAGGGCTTGACGATGGCAAAGAATACCTTGCAACAATAAGAGCAATGGATGTGGTTGGAATTAGCCCCGAGGAGCAG GAAGCAATTTTTAGAGTTGTGGCCGCTGTTCTTCATTTGGGAAACATTGAGTTTACAAAGGGGAAGGAAATGGATTCATCTGAACCAAAAGATGAGAAGTCCCTATTCCATTTGCAAACAGCTGCTGAACTTTTCAT GTGTGATCCAAAGGCACTAGAAGATTCTCTTTGTAAACGAATAATGGTTACTCGTGATGAGACAATAACCAAATCTTTGGATCCAGAATCTGCTGCACTGAGTAGAGATGCTCTTGCTAAAATTGTATACTCTAGGTTGTTTGATTG GCTCGTGAATAATATTAACACTTCAATTGGTCAAGATCCAAATTCAAAGTCCATAATTGGGGTGCTGGATATCTATGGATTTGAGAGTTTCAAAACAAACAG TTTTGAGCAATTCTGCATAAATTTAACGAATGAGAAGCTTCAGCAACATTTTAATCAG CATGTTTTCAAGATGGAACAGGaggaatatgaaaaagaagaaattAATTGGAGCTACATTGAATTTATTGATAATCAAGATGTTCTGGATCTCATTGAAAAG AAACCTGGTGGAATCATTGCACTTCTGGATGAAGCTTG TATGTTCCCAAGATCAACACATGAAACATTTGCGCAGAAGTTATATCAGacatataaaaatcataaacGGTTCAGCAAGCCCAAATTAGCTCGTAGTGATTTTACTATCTGCCACTACGCCGGTGAT GTTACCTATCAAACTGAACTGTTTCTGGATAAGAACAAGGACTATGTTGTTGCTGAACACCAAGCACTTTTGAGTGCTTCCAGATGTTACTTTGTTGCAAATCTATTTCCCCCTTTACCAGAGGAATCTTCCAAGTCATCAAAGTTTTCTTCTATAGGTACCCGCTTTAAG CAACAATTGGTATCCCTACTTGAAACCCTGAGTGCTACTGAACCTCATTACATACGCTGTGTGAAGCCGAATAATCTTCTTAAGCCAGCAATCTTTGAGAATCAGAATGTCCTTCAACAGCTACGCTGTGGG GGAGTTCTAGAGGCTATTAGGATCAGCTGTGCTGGATATCCCACTAGGAAGCCCTTTCTCGAGTTTCTAGACCGGTTTGGGATTCTTGCACCAGAAGTTCTAGATGGAAG TTCTGATGAAGTCGCAGCATGTAAGAGGCTTTTGGAGAAAGTGGGACTTGAAGGTTATCAG ATTGGTAAGACAAAAGTTTTCCTCAGGGCCGGGCAGATGGCTGATTTAGATGCTCGCAGAAGTGAGGTGTTAGGACGATCAGCAAGTATCATCCAGAGAAAAGTCCGTTCTTATCTGGCTCGCAGAAGCTATATAGTGCTATGCCGTTCAGCAGTACACATACAAGCTGTCTGTAGAG GACAACTTGCTCGTCATGTATATGAGGGAATGAGGCAGGAAGCTGCATCCTTGAGAATACAAACAGCTGTGCGGATGCATCTTGCACGAAAAGCATACAGGGAAGTCTGTTGCTCTTCTGTTTCCATTCAAACCGGAATGCGTGGTATGGCTGCTCGTGACGAGATGCGGTTCAGACGACAGACTAAAGCTGCCATATTTATTCAG AGTCACTGTCGCAAATTCTTAGCTCACCAGAGTTACTTGAAATTGAAGAAAGCAGCCATCATTACCCAATGTGCATGGAGATGTAAAGTTGCTCGTAAAGAATTGCGCAACCTTAAGATG GCTGCACGAGAGACTGGTGCTCTCCAAGCTGCcaaaaataaacttgaaaaGCAAGTTGAGGAGCTTACTTGGCGCTTACAATTGGAGAAACGAATGAGG GCTGATCTGGAAGAAGCTAAAACACAAGAGAACTCAAAACTACAGGCCGCGTTACAAGAGATGGAGCTTCAATTTAAGGAAACGAAGGAGTTGCTTGTAAAGGAGCGTGAGGCTGCAAAAAGCATTGTTGAACATGTACCTGTTATACAGGAGGTGCCAATTATTGACAGTGTAATGGTGGAGAAGCTTACAGCGGAAAATGAGAAACTCAAG GACTTGATCAGCTCACTGGAGAAGAAAGTTGATGAAACCgagaagaaatttgaagaaaCAAGCAAACTCAGTGAAGAACGTTTGAAACAGGCACTAGATGCGGAATCAAGGATGATAAAGTTGAAGACTGACATGCAAAG ACTTGAAGAGAAAATCTTTGACATGGAATCAGAAAATATGGTCCTTCGGCAGCACCAGCAATCATTACTAGCAGCACCTGGGAAGTCGTTGTCAGAGTTAACTCCAATATCTGTTACTTCG AAATTGCCAAATGGTCACCTTGTCAGCGAAGATTCCAAAGTGAAT GAAGCTCAAACTGGAATGCCTGTGAAGAAATTAGATTTTGAGTCTGAACACAAATTTAATCGATCACATTTTGAACGCCAACAa GAGAATGTTGATGCTCTTATTAAATGTGTCACAAAAAATATTGGCTTCAGTCAAGGAAAGCCTGTCGCAGCTTTTACAATTTACAAGTGTCTCCTCCATTGGAAATCTTTTGAAGCAGAGAGGACTAGTGTGTTTGACCGCCTCATTCAGATGATTGGCTCTGCCATCGAG AACGAAGATGATAACAATGAGCACATGGCTTATTGGCTGTCGAATTTGTCGGCTTTGTTATTCCTTCTTCAACGGAGCCTTAAAGCTTCTGGTGCTACTGGTGGTACAGCGCAGCGTAAACCTCCGCCTCCGACATCCCTCTTCGGAAGGATGACTATG GGTTTTCGCTCCTCTCCTTCCTCCAATAGTCTTGCTGCACCAGCGGGTGATACCGTTCGTCAAGTGGAGGCCAAATACCCAGCTTTGCTTTTCAAGCAGCAGCTAACTGCGTATGTGGAGAAAATTTATGGCATTATTCGTGATAACTTGAAGAGGGAGTTGTCATCGTTGCTTTCCTTGTGTATCCAG GCGCCTAGAACATCCAAGGGAGCCTTGAGATCAGGTCGATCTTTTGGGAAAGAGTCTGCGGTAAATCACTGGCAGGCCATTATTGAGTGCCTCGACTCGCTTCTCTATATGTTGAAAGAAAATTTT GTCCCATCGGTTCTTTGTCAGAAAATCTTTACCCAAATATTCTCTTATATCAACGTACAACTCTTCAACAG tCTACTACTACGACGTGAATGCTGTACTTTTAATAACGGAGAATATGTGAAAGCTGGATTAGCAGAGTTAGAACTGTGGTGTGCTCAAGCAAAGGAAGAG TATGCTGGTGCTTCCTGGGATGAACTGAAACACATAAGACAATCTGTCGGGTTCCTG GTTATACATCAAAAGTACAGGATATCTTATGATGAAATAACTAATGATCTCTGCCCC GTATTAAGTGTGCAGCAACTGTACAGAATATGTACCTTGTATTGGGATGACAACTATAATACTCGAAGCGTGTCGCAGGAT GTAATCTCGAGCATGAGAGTCGTGATGATAGAGGACTCCAACAATGCCGATGGCAATTCCTTTTTGCTAGACGATAGTTCCAG CATCCCGTTCTCTGTCGACGATATATCGAACTCCATGGTATCGAAAGATTTTGTAGACGTAAGACCAGCCGAGGAGCTTCTTGAGAATCTGGACTTTCAGTTTTTACATGAATGA